ATTTCTCCTACAAAAAGAGACTGAGATTTAATAAGGGCAGTAGCTTCATTAAGAGTATATCCTACAACATCTGGAACTCTTACTGTTTTTGAAGATGCTCTGCTACTTACAAGAATAGATATTCCTTCATTCATATCTACAATGCTTCCAGCTCTTGGAGTAGTAGCAATGACACAGTTGTATGCAAGATCTGAATTTGTTCTTGAAATTTCTTTTATTTTAATTCCTTTTTCTTCTAAAAGAGAACGGACTTCAAAAAGCTGTTGTCCATAAAAGTCAGGAACTTCAAAATAATTTTCTCCAGCACTTACCCAAACTTTTACAGTTCTTCCTCTTTTTACAACTTTATTTTCAACAGGTTCTTGCATGAAGATTTGACCTTCAGGCAGATTTGAATAATCTTTACCTGCTACTGCTACAACTACAGTTCCTTTTGGTATCATTTTTTCTGTTTCTTCAACAGTCAGCCCGATAAGGTTTGGAGTTTTATAAAAATAATTATTAAAATAGTTATTTAAAAATATATTTATTCCAAAAAACATAATAAGGCAGAATGATAAGATGTAAGAAAAAATTATGAAAAATTTCTTCATTTATCCTCCTAAATTTATTTCTGAAAGAATTTAATTCGTTTACTAAAATGATAACATATGAACCTCAAAATATCAATAATTACTTGCTAAAACTTGTGTTAAATGATAAAATAAAATGTATTATTCCACAGATTTTTATAATCAAAAATTATTTAAGATAGAATGTTTTAGGAGGAAAAAATGGAAGGTATTGTTGAGGTTTTAATTTCTAGGGAGAAAGTTGAAGAGCGTATCAGTGAACTAGCAGCAATGATAGAAAAAGATTATGCTGGTAAAAATTTGGTATGTGTGGGGCTTTTAAAAGGTTCTGTAATGTTTATGTCTGATCTTATAAAATCAATAAATCTTGATTTAAGAATTGATTTCATGAAAGTATCAAGTTATGGAAGTGGAACTAACTCAACAGGAGTTGTAAAAATCCTTAAAGATG
The DNA window shown above is from Fusobacterium perfoetens and carries:
- a CDS encoding PASTA domain-containing protein, whose protein sequence is MKKFFIIFSYILSFCLIMFFGINIFLNNYFNNYFYKTPNLIGLTVEETEKMIPKGTVVVAVAGKDYSNLPEGQIFMQEPVENKVVKRGRTVKVWVSAGENYFEVPDFYGQQLFEVRSLLEEKGIKIKEISRTNSDLAYNCVIATTPRAGSIVDMNEGISILVSSRASSKTVRVPDVVGYTLNEATALIKSQSLFVGEITKMEVPGLESGIVVDTSISAGSRVSAGSNINLVISK